The window CTTCGGCAAGGCCAACCACGACCACCACAACCATCATGGCGACCATGAGGACGAGGAGGTCTCGGCGGATCACCACCATGGCCTGGCCCCCGGCGAGAAGCCGCACGAGTCGCCGTGGGTGGTGACCTTGCCGCTGGTGCTGCTGGCCATCCCGTCGGTGATCATCGGTGCCATCGCCATCGAGCCGATGCTGTTCGGCGACTTCTTCAAGCACGGCGTGGCCTTCAAGGATGTGATCTACGTCGGCGAGAACCACCATGCGATGGCCGAGCTGGCCGAGGCCTTCCACGGCTGGGTGCCGATGGCACTGCATTCGCTGACCACCCCCGTGCTGTGGCTGGCCATCGCCGGCGTGGTCCTGTCGTGGTTCTTCTACATGAAGCGCCCCGACATCCCGGAGGCGATCAAGCAACGCTTCTCCGGCGTGTACAAGCTGCTCGAGAACAAGTACTACCTGGATGACATCAACCAGGCAGTGTTCGCCAAGGGTGCGCGCCTGATCGGCGGCGGTCTGTGGAAGGGCGGCGACCAGGGCCTGATCGACGGCCTGGTGGTCAACGGTTCGGCACGTGTGGTGGCTTCGTTCGCCGCCGCCAGCCGCTACCTGCAGTCCGGCTACATCTACCACTACGCGTTCGCGATGATCGTGGGCATGCTGGTGCTGCTGACTCTGACCATCACCGGCGTGATAGGCACCAAGTAAGGAAAACAACGAAATGGTTCTGTCATTCGCAATCTGGCTGCCTATCTTCTTCGGCTTGCTGGTGCTCGCCTTCGGTTCGGACCGCAGCAAGTGCTTCGTGCGCTGGATGTCGCTGTTCGGCTCGCTGGTGAGCTTCGTCGCCACCCTGCCGCTGATGTTCCACTTCGACCGCTCCACGGCGGCCATGCAGTTCGTGGAGAAGTCGACCTGGATCGAACGCTTCAACATCCAGTACCACCTGGGTGTCGACGGCATCTCGATGTGGTTCGTGGTGCTGACCGCCTTCATCACCGTGATCGTGGTGATCTCGGCCTGGGAGGTGATCACCGAGCGCGTGGCCGAGTACATGGCCGCGTTCCTGATCCTGTCCGGCCTGATGGTCGGCGTGTTCGCGGCGCTGGACGGCCTGCTGTTCTACGTGTTCTTCGAGGCCACGCTGATCCCGATGTACATCATCATCGGTGTCTGGGGCGGTCCGAACCGTGTCTACGCAGCCTTCAAGTTCTTCCTGTACACGCTGCTGGGCTCGCTGCTGACGCTGGTCGCGCTGATCTACCTGTACAACAAGACGGGTACCTTCGAGATCCTGCAATGGCATGACGCCAAGCTGTCGATGAACGAGCAGATCGCGCTGTTCGTCGCCTTCTTCATGGCCTTCGCGGTCAAGGTGCCGATGTGGCCGGTGCACACCTGGCTGCCCGACGCCCACGTGGAAGCGCCGACCGGCGGTTCGGTGGTGCTGGCTGCCATCATGCTGAAGCTGGGTGCCTACGGCTTCCTGCGGTTCTCGCTGCCGATCGCGCCGGACGCCAGCCATACGCTGGCCCCGTTCATCATCACCATCTCGCTGATCGCGGTGATCTACATCGGCCTGGTGGCGCTGGTGCAGGCCGACATGAAAAAGCTGGTCGCCTACTCGTCGATCGCGCACATGGGCTTCGTCACGCTGGGCTTCTTCATCTTCAGCGAGATCGGTATCGAAGGCGGCATCGTGCAGATGATCTCGCACGGCTTCATCTCGGGCGCGATGTTCCTGTGCATCGGCGTGCTGTACGACCGCGTGCACTCGCGCCAGATCGCCGACTACGGCGGCGTGGTCAACACCATGCCGAAGTACGCCGCGCTCGCCGTGTTCTTCGCCATGGCCAACTGCGGCCTGCCCGCGACTTCCGGCTTCGTCGGCGAGTTCATGGTGATCCTGGGTTCGGTCAAGTACAACTTCTGGATCGGCCTGCTGGCGGCGACCGCCCTGATCCTCGGTGCGGCCTACTCGCTGTGGATGGTCAAGCGCGTGGTGTTCGGCGACATGGTGCACCAGCACGTGCGTGAACTGGCCGACCTGAACAAGCGCGAGTTCTTCATGCTCGGTGTGCTGGCCCTGATGACCCTGTACATGGGCCTGTACCCGAAACCCTTTACCGACGTGATGCACGCGTCCGTGGTGAACCTGCTGTCCCACGTGGCACAGTCCAAGCTGTAAGCGGGGGAGAGAGAGAATATGCAACCGTCCTCTTCTAGTCTGGCACCTGTGGCGCCAATCATCTTCCTGGCCGTGGCCATCGCGGCGATCAACTGGATCGACCTGGCGCGCGGCAAGGGCAAGCAGAGCGTCGCCTATCCGCTGTCGCTGCTGGCGACGCTGGTGCTGACGTTCTGGTTCGGCCTGGACGCAGCCGGTGGCGAGACGCACTACGTCTTCGCCAACCTGGTGGTGGTCGACCCGATGGCCAACGTGCTGTCGGCCTTCTGCAGCCTGGGCATGTTCGCCACGCTGGTCTACACCCGCAACTACCTCGCCGAGCGCGACATGTTCGCCGGCGAGTTCTACATGCTGTCGCTGTTCACGCTGGGCGGCCAGATCGTGATGATCACCGGCAACAACTTCCTGACCCTGTACCTGGGCCTGGAACTGCTGTCGCTGTCGTCGTACGCCCTGGTGGCCCTGCGCCGCGATTCGCGCGTGACCTCCGAATCGGCGATGAAGTACTTCGTGCTGGGCGCGCTGGCTTCGGGCTTCCTGCTGTACGGCATGTCGATGATGTACGGCGCGACCGGTTCGCTGAACCTGGGCGAGGTGTTCCGCGTGGTCGAGTCCGGCCGCGTCAACAACACCATGCTGGCCTTCGGCGTGGTCTTCCTCGTCGCCGGCCTGTCGTTCAAGCTCGGCGCCGCACCGTTCCACATGTGGATCCCCGACATCTACCAGGGTTCGCCGACCGCGGTCACGCTGCTGATCGCCGGCGGTCCGAAGGTGGCGGCATTCGCGCTGATGCTGCGCGTCCTGGTCGAAGGCCTGCTGCCGCTGGCGGTGGACTGGCAGATGATGCTGGTGGTGATGTCGGTGGCCTCGCTGGCGATCGGCAACCTGACGGCCATCGTGCAGACCAACCTGAAGCGGATGCTGGCGTATTCCACCATCTCGCACATGGGCTTCGTGCTGCTGGGCATGCTGTCCGGCGTCGCCGGTGGCAAGGCTGACGGCGCTGCCGGCGCCTACAGCGCGTCGATGTTCTACTCGGTGACCTACCTGCTGACCACGCTGGGCACCTTCGGCCTGATCCTGCTGCGCACCAGCAAGGGTTTCGAAGCCGAGACGCTGGAAGACCTGAAGGGCATGTCGCGCCGCAACCCGTGGTTCGCCTTCCTGATGCTGGTGATGATGTTCTCGCTGGCCGGCATCCCGCCGACCGTGGGCTTCTACGCCAAGCTGTCGGTGCTGCAGGCCGTGGTCTCGACCGGCCAGACCTGGCTGGCCGTGGTGGCGGTGCTGTTCTCGCTGATCGGCGCCTTCTACTACCTGCGCGTGGTCAAGCTGATGTACTTCGACGCGCCGGTGGGCGAAGAGAAGATGGAAGCCACCTTCGGCCTGCGTTCGCTGCTGAGCCTGAACGGCCTGGCGATCATCCTGCTCGGCATCTTCCCGGCCGCGCTGATGAACCTGTGCTACACGGCGATCCGCGCCACCCTGGCGTCCTGATCGCAACGGCGGAGCGGCGGCGATGAGCACTTCGGCAGGCGGCTGGTTTGTCATCGTGCTGGCACTGATCTGTGCCAACCTGCCGTTCGTCAACCAGCGGCTGTTCGGCCTGGTGCCGCTGCGCCGGCCGCTCAAGCCGCTGTGGCTGCGCCTGGGCGAACTGCTCGTCTGGTACGGCGTGGCCGGCGCCGCCGGCTTCGCTGTCGAGGCGAGCCTTGGCAATGCTTTCCCGCAAGGGTGGCAGTTCTACGCCATCACCGCCTGCATGATGCTGGTGTTCGCCTTCCCGGGCTTCACCTGGCAATATCTCGTCAAGCACCGCGCCGCGGCCTGAAGCTCCCCTCCGGGAACGGGCCGCGCCCATTCCCGGAGTGTTCATGAGCGACAAGATCGAACTGGCCCGCGCGGCCGCTGCCCCCCATGCCCCCGACGCCTCCGACGGCGCCCGCGATGCCGGGTTGACGGAGACGTGCGTCGCCTCGGCGACCCTGCACCAGGGCAAGTTCCTCACGCTGAAGCAGGATATCGTCGCGCTGCCCGACGGCAAGCACGCGGGGCGCGAGTACGTGCTGCACCCCGGCGCGGTGATGATGATTCCGCTGTTCGACGACGGCCGCGTGCTGATGGAGCGGCAGTTCCGCTATCCCATCGGCAAGGTCATGGTGGAGTTCCCGGCCGGCAAGCTGGACCCCGAGGAGGGCGCCTTGCGCTGCGGCCAGCGCGAACTGCTGGAAGAGACCGGCTACCGCGCGGAGCGCTGGGACTACCTGACGCGCATCCACCCCGTCATTTCCTACTCGACCGAGTTCATCGACATCTTCCTCGCGCGCGGCCTGCAGGCCGGCGAGGCGCAGCTCGACGAAGGCGAATTCCTCGAGACCTTCATCATGCCCGCCGGCCAGTTGATCGACTGGGTGCGCCAGGGCCGCGTCAGCGACGTCAAGACCATCATCGGTGCGTTCTGGCTGGAGAAGGTGCTGTCGGGCGCCTGGGCGCCAGGCGAACTCCCGGTGCCGCGCTGAGGCAGCGGCCGGCGCAGGTTTGCGCCGGCCGGGCTGCACCCGTTCGCCGGGCGCAGGCACTGGTGTTGGTGCATCTCGTAGGCTTCGTCCCGCGCGACGGAGTTCGCACTGCACGGGTTCGCTCCCCGCTCCCGCTTGCGGAGAGGGGCCGGGGGAGAGGGCAGGCGCCGGCCCGTCGCGGCAGAGCCCGCTGGTCGACGCGCTTGCCTTCGCCCTGCTGCCTTGCCGCCTACTTACCCGTCCAGACTGGCTTGCGCTTCTCGGCAAAGGCCGCCGCGCCCTCGCGCGCGTCGGACGAGGCAAGCACCGGAGCCACCAGCGGGCGCTGGCGCTCGAACATCTCCTCGTTGGACCAGTCGGCCGACTCGGCGACGATGCGCTTGCTGGTGGCAACCGCCAGCGGCCCGTTGGCGCCGACCGCGGCGGCCAGCGCCAGCGCGCCGTCGAGCGCCTGGCCCGGTTCGGCCAGGCGGTTGACCAGGCCATAGGCGTGGGCCGCCTCGGCGCTCATCATGTCACCGGTCAACGCGTACTCCATTGCCACGTGGTAGGGTACGCGGCGCGGCAGGCGCATCAGTCCGCCGGCGGCGGCGACCAGCCCGCGCTTGACTTCCGGCAGGCCGAATTTCGCTGCACGCGAGGCCACGATCAGGTCGCAGGCGAGCGCCAGCTCGAAGCCGCCGGCCAGTGCATAGCCTTCCACCGCGGCGATCAGCACCTTGCGCGGCGGTGCCTCGGTCAGGCCGCCGAAGCCGCGCCCGGGCAGGCTGGGACGCTTGCCGGCGAGGAAGCCCTTCAGGTCCATGCCGGAGCAGAAGGTGCCGCCGGCACCGGTCAGCACCGCCAGGGCCAGCGTGTCATCGGCCTCGAGCCGGTCGATCGCCGCGGCCAGGGCGGTGGCGGTCTCGAAGTCCATCGCATTGCGGGCTTCGGGGCGGTTGAGGGTGATCAGCAGCACATTGCCGCGCGTCTCGAGCTGCAGCGTATCGCTCATTTGCGGTCTCCTCGACTCGGCCGCGCGTCAGCGCGGCTGCATGCGGATGGCGCCGTCCAGGCGGATGGTCTCGCCGTTGAGCATGGGGTTCTCGAGGATGTGCAGCGCGGTCGAGGCGTACTCGTCGGGTGCGCCCAGGCGTGCCGGGTGGGGCACCATGGCGCCCAGCGAGCTACGCACGTTCTCCGGCAGCTTGGCCAGCAGCGGGGTGTCGAACAGGCCGGGGGCGATGGTGCAGACGCGGATCAGGCGCTGGGCCAGGTCGCGCGCAGCCACCAGCGTCATGCCGACGATGCCGGCCTTGGCCGAGGCGTACGGGATCTGCCCGATCTGGCCTTCGTAGGCGGCTACCGAGGCGGTCAGCACGCAGGCGCCGCGCTCGCCGTCGACCGGCTCGTTCTTCGCCATGCGGGCCGCGGCGAGGCGCAGCGTGTTGAAGGTGCCGACCAGGTTGATGCGCACGATCGACTCGTACTTTTCCAAGGAGCCGGGAGAGCCGTCCTTCTCGACCAGGCGCACGGGGCCGCCCAGGCCGGCGCAATGCACCAGGCAGCGCAGCGGCGCGAGCGCCTCGGCGGCGTCGAAGACGCGGTTCATCTGCTCGGTGTCGCACACGTCGGCCTGGACGAAGGTCACCTTGCCCTGCAGCGCGTCGAGTGCCGCCGCGCCGCGCTCGGCCGACAGGTCGCAGATGACCACGGCGACGCCGCGTTCGAGCAGGCGGCGGGCGCTGGCCAGGCCCAGGCCGGAGGCGCCGCCGGTGACGACGGCGGACATTTGCGAATCAAGCTTCATTTCGGGTCTCCTGTTGGTCTGTCTTGGGATTCGGGTCGGGATTCGGGGCGGGATTCGATGGCGGGGCGGTGGCGCTTCACAGGCGCTCGATGATGGTCGCATTGGCCATGCCGCCGGCCTCGCACATCGACTGCAGGCCATAGCGGCCGCCGCTGTCTTCCAGCGCATGCAGCATGGTGGTCATCAGGCGCGCGCCGGAGGCGCCCAGCGGGTGGCCCAGGGCAATCGCGCCGCCGCGCGGATTCAGGCGCGCCGCGTCGGCGCCCAGTGCCTTCTGCCAGGCCAGCGGCACGCAGGCGAAGGCCTCGTTGATCTCGTAGTGGTCGATCTGGTCCAGGCGCAGGCCGCTCTTCTTCAGCGCGCGCTGGCTGGCGGGGATCGGCGCCGTCAGCATGGCCACCGGGTCGTCGCCGCACACATCGAAGGCGACGAAGCGGGCGCGCGGCTTCAGGCCCAGGCGCGCCGCGGCGGACTCGCTCATCAGCAGGATGGCCGCGGCGCCATCGCTGATCTGCGAGGCGTTGCCGGCGGTGACGTTCCAGCCGACCTGCGGGAAGCGGGCGCTCAACTCTTCGTTGCGGAAGGAGGCCTGCAGCGTGCCCAGCTTTTCCACCGAGGTGCCCGCACGGATGGTCTCGTCGTGCTCGACCACGCCGTTCGGCGTGACGATGGGCAGGATCTCGCGGCGGAAGTCGCCGCGCTCGCGGGCGGCGGCGGCGAGCTCGTGCGAGCGTGCCGAATAGCCGTCCATCTGTGCGCGCGACAGCTCGTAGCGGGCGGCCACCAGCTCGGCGGCAACCCCTTGCGACACCAGGCCTGGCGCATAGCGGGCTTCCATCGACGGACCGTAGGGGTTCTGGCCGATGCGCGCCGAACCCATCGGCACGCGGCTCATCGACTCGATGCCGCAGGCGATCACGATGTCGTAGGCGCCGGCCATGATGCCCTGTGCGGCAAAATGCACGGCCTGCTGGCTGGAGCCGCACTTGCGGTCGATGGTGGTGGCGGGCACGTGCTCGGGAAAGCCCGCCGCCAGCCAGGCCACGCGCCCGGGGCCCGCGGACTGCTCGCCGGCCTGGGTCACGCAGCCGGTGATGACGTCGTCCACCAGGCCGGGGTCGAGGCGGTTGCGCTCGACCAGTCCCTTCAGCACCTGGGCCAGCAGTTCGGTGGCATGCAGTTCGGTGAAGGCCGAACCCGGTTTGGAACGGCCCATGGGGCTGCGGATGGCGTCGACGATGACGGCTTGCTGCATGCTGGTCTCCTGTGATGCGGCGGATGGCTTCTGGATCGCTGGATGAGACGGCAGACTCGAAATCCAGTGTCTTTTGTCTCGTTGTGATGCTTTATGGTCCGAAAAGTCTAGCGTAAACGTGGAAATATTTGTTGACTGTCTTCTTATCTGAGGTGCAATATGAATTTAATGAGACTGAAGTATCGAAATGTAGAGGGCGAGGCATGAATCATCCGGTAGCGGCGGGGGACCAGGACGGCGAGGGCCGGCTGGTCAGCGCGCTGGCGCGCGGGGTCTCCATCCTGGGGTGCTTTTCGCCGACGGCACAGGAACTGAGCGGGCGCGAGCTGATGGAGATGACCGGCCTGGCCAAGCCCACCTTGTTCCGCCTGCTCGACACGCTGTGCGAGCTGGGCCTGCTGCGCTACTCGGAACGGGTGTCCAAGTACGTGCCCGGCGTCGGCCTGCTGAACCTGGCGGCGCCGGCGCTGGCGCGCATGACGGTGCGCCAGCTGGCGCGGCCCCTGATGCAGGAACTGGCCGACCACATCTGCGGCCAGCTCGAGCTGACCCTGGGCATCGGCCATACGCTCAGCTACGTCGAGATCGTGCAGGGCGTGGGCAGCAAGGTGTTCCGCCCCGAGGTGGGCATGCGCGTGTCGGTCTCGCGCACCGGCTCGGGCCGCGCCTACCTGTCGCTGATGGCACCCGAGGAGCGCGAGGCTTACCTGGCCGGGCTGAAGGCACAGGATCCGCAGCGCGAGGCCTGGCTGCAGGAGCGCCTGGCCGATGCCGCGCGCGACCTCGAGGAGTACGGCTTCTGCCGCGGCCATCGCGACCTGCACCGGGAAATCGAGTCGATCGCCGTGCCCATGCGGGTGCGCCGCGACGGCGAGGCGTGGATCTTCGCCGCCTCGGTGCCGGTGTACAGCGAGCAGAGCAAGCAGCTCGTCGACAACCTGGGGCCGCGCCTGGTGACGCTGGTACGCAGTGTCGAGGCTTCACTGGGGACGATCGGGTAGTAGAAGGAGAAGGGGTTTCAAACCGGAGGAGACACGCAGTCATGACCAAGCTGCATCGCTGGGCGCAAATACAAGCAGACAAGGCCGCCGAGATCCAGGCCGACACTGGCGCGGTGCTGACCTACGGCGGGCTCGACCGCCGCGCCGGGCGCGTGGGGCGCTGGCTGGTGTCGCTCGGCCTGCTGACGCAGCATCCGGCCGTTTATGACGCCGCCGTGAGCGGGGTGCCCGACGAGGAGTTCGGCGAAGTCGCCAAGGCCGTGGTGCACCTGCGCGACCCGGCCCGGGCCGGCGCCGCCATGGCGCAGGAACTGGTGGATTTCTGCCTGGCCAGGCTGGGCCGCCCGAAACTGCCGCGCACCGTGGTGTTCGACAACCCGCTGCCGCGCCTGGAGACGGGCAAGCTGCTGCGCCGCGAACTCAAGGAGCGCTATCGCGGCCGCCCGGGCGAGGGCTTCGCGGTGCAGGCGCGCCGCGCCGCAGCCGACGCCTGAATCCCCATCCCAGCCCATTCCAGTCCATCCCGGGCCGGCGCGTCTCGCGGAGGTGCCGGCCGAGCCTTGCAAGGAAGCCGTCATGCGTAGTGTTTTCCGTGAAGACCACGAACAGTTCCGTACCCAGATGCTGCGCGTCTTCGTCGACGATTGCCTGGCGCTGCACCTGCGCCGCGAGCTGAGCCCGGACCGCGCGGCCATGGCCAAGCTCAATGCCACCGAGATGCAGGGCCGCGTGCTCGACGAGTTCCTGCAACTGCACGGCGGTTAAGGCTACATGAGCGAATACGCGATCGGCGGCGCCTGGGTCGACGCACGCGTGCAGCGCATCTTCGGCGGCAGCAGCGAAATCATGCGCGAGATCATCGCGCGCACGCTGTAGCGCCGGGCGCGCGCTGACTAGGCTGCGGCGGCGCCGTGCGCGGGCGCCCGGCCGGCGCGCGGCAGCGGGAAGACCCGCGCCGCCACGTCGCGGAAGCGCTGCGCGGCGGCGCTCTGCTGGTCGGGGCGGTAGGCCAGGGCGAGCCCGATCGCGGCCGCGGCCGGATAGTCCTCCAGTTCCCGGTAGACGATACGCTCGCTGGCGAAGCGCTGCATGATGGACGGCACCAGGGCTACGCCCAGCCCGCTTTCCACCAGCGCGAGCACGGTCTGCACCTGGATGGCTTCCTGCGCCACGCGCGGCACGAAGCCGGCGAGCTGGCAGGCCGACATGGCGGCGCTGTGCAGGCCGGCCGCCTCGTCGGCGGCGTACATGATGAAGCGTTCCCCGGCCAGCTCGGCCAG of the Cupriavidus malaysiensis genome contains:
- a CDS encoding IclR family transcriptional regulator, encoding MNHPVAAGDQDGEGRLVSALARGVSILGCFSPTAQELSGRELMEMTGLAKPTLFRLLDTLCELGLLRYSERVSKYVPGVGLLNLAAPALARMTVRQLARPLMQELADHICGQLELTLGIGHTLSYVEIVQGVGSKVFRPEVGMRVSVSRTGSGRAYLSLMAPEEREAYLAGLKAQDPQREAWLQERLADAARDLEEYGFCRGHRDLHREIESIAVPMRVRRDGEAWIFAASVPVYSEQSKQLVDNLGPRLVTLVRSVEASLGTIG
- a CDS encoding NUDIX domain-containing protein, whose amino-acid sequence is MSDKIELARAAAAPHAPDASDGARDAGLTETCVASATLHQGKFLTLKQDIVALPDGKHAGREYVLHPGAVMMIPLFDDGRVLMERQFRYPIGKVMVEFPAGKLDPEEGALRCGQRELLEETGYRAERWDYLTRIHPVISYSTEFIDIFLARGLQAGEAQLDEGEFLETFIMPAGQLIDWVRQGRVSDVKTIIGAFWLEKVLSGAWAPGELPVPR
- a CDS encoding DUF2818 family protein; this translates as MSTSAGGWFVIVLALICANLPFVNQRLFGLVPLRRPLKPLWLRLGELLVWYGVAGAAGFAVEASLGNAFPQGWQFYAITACMMLVFAFPGFTWQYLVKHRAAA
- a CDS encoding NADH-quinone oxidoreductase subunit M, with product MVLSFAIWLPIFFGLLVLAFGSDRSKCFVRWMSLFGSLVSFVATLPLMFHFDRSTAAMQFVEKSTWIERFNIQYHLGVDGISMWFVVLTAFITVIVVISAWEVITERVAEYMAAFLILSGLMVGVFAALDGLLFYVFFEATLIPMYIIIGVWGGPNRVYAAFKFFLYTLLGSLLTLVALIYLYNKTGTFEILQWHDAKLSMNEQIALFVAFFMAFAVKVPMWPVHTWLPDAHVEAPTGGSVVLAAIMLKLGAYGFLRFSLPIAPDASHTLAPFIITISLIAVIYIGLVALVQADMKKLVAYSSIAHMGFVTLGFFIFSEIGIEGGIVQMISHGFISGAMFLCIGVLYDRVHSRQIADYGGVVNTMPKYAALAVFFAMANCGLPATSGFVGEFMVILGSVKYNFWIGLLAATALILGAAYSLWMVKRVVFGDMVHQHVRELADLNKREFFMLGVLALMTLYMGLYPKPFTDVMHASVVNLLSHVAQSKL
- a CDS encoding thiolase family protein, with product MQQAVIVDAIRSPMGRSKPGSAFTELHATELLAQVLKGLVERNRLDPGLVDDVITGCVTQAGEQSAGPGRVAWLAAGFPEHVPATTIDRKCGSSQQAVHFAAQGIMAGAYDIVIACGIESMSRVPMGSARIGQNPYGPSMEARYAPGLVSQGVAAELVAARYELSRAQMDGYSARSHELAAAARERGDFRREILPIVTPNGVVEHDETIRAGTSVEKLGTLQASFRNEELSARFPQVGWNVTAGNASQISDGAAAILLMSESAAARLGLKPRARFVAFDVCGDDPVAMLTAPIPASQRALKKSGLRLDQIDHYEINEAFACVPLAWQKALGADAARLNPRGGAIALGHPLGASGARLMTTMLHALEDSGGRYGLQSMCEAGGMANATIIERL
- a CDS encoding AMP-binding enzyme; this encodes MTKLHRWAQIQADKAAEIQADTGAVLTYGGLDRRAGRVGRWLVSLGLLTQHPAVYDAAVSGVPDEEFGEVAKAVVHLRDPARAGAAMAQELVDFCLARLGRPKLPRTVVFDNPLPRLETGKLLRRELKERYRGRPGEGFAVQARRAAADA
- a CDS encoding crotonase/enoyl-CoA hydratase family protein; amino-acid sequence: MSDTLQLETRGNVLLITLNRPEARNAMDFETATALAAAIDRLEADDTLALAVLTGAGGTFCSGMDLKGFLAGKRPSLPGRGFGGLTEAPPRKVLIAAVEGYALAGGFELALACDLIVASRAAKFGLPEVKRGLVAAAGGLMRLPRRVPYHVAMEYALTGDMMSAEAAHAYGLVNRLAEPGQALDGALALAAAVGANGPLAVATSKRIVAESADWSNEEMFERQRPLVAPVLASSDAREGAAAFAEKRKPVWTGK
- the nuoN gene encoding NADH-quinone oxidoreductase subunit NuoN — translated: MQPSSSSLAPVAPIIFLAVAIAAINWIDLARGKGKQSVAYPLSLLATLVLTFWFGLDAAGGETHYVFANLVVVDPMANVLSAFCSLGMFATLVYTRNYLAERDMFAGEFYMLSLFTLGGQIVMITGNNFLTLYLGLELLSLSSYALVALRRDSRVTSESAMKYFVLGALASGFLLYGMSMMYGATGSLNLGEVFRVVESGRVNNTMLAFGVVFLVAGLSFKLGAAPFHMWIPDIYQGSPTAVTLLIAGGPKVAAFALMLRVLVEGLLPLAVDWQMMLVVMSVASLAIGNLTAIVQTNLKRMLAYSTISHMGFVLLGMLSGVAGGKADGAAGAYSASMFYSVTYLLTTLGTFGLILLRTSKGFEAETLEDLKGMSRRNPWFAFLMLVMMFSLAGIPPTVGFYAKLSVLQAVVSTGQTWLAVVAVLFSLIGAFYYLRVVKLMYFDAPVGEEKMEATFGLRSLLSLNGLAIILLGIFPAALMNLCYTAIRATLAS
- a CDS encoding SDR family NAD(P)-dependent oxidoreductase is translated as MKLDSQMSAVVTGGASGLGLASARRLLERGVAVVICDLSAERGAAALDALQGKVTFVQADVCDTEQMNRVFDAAEALAPLRCLVHCAGLGGPVRLVEKDGSPGSLEKYESIVRINLVGTFNTLRLAAARMAKNEPVDGERGACVLTASVAAYEGQIGQIPYASAKAGIVGMTLVAARDLAQRLIRVCTIAPGLFDTPLLAKLPENVRSSLGAMVPHPARLGAPDEYASTALHILENPMLNGETIRLDGAIRMQPR